The segment GAAGTCGCTTTGTCCATACGAAAGCGTTTCAATAACCTTTTGTATTGTTTGATTGATGCACAAATATTCCTTCTCGGAGATGCTCTATTTGGAGCCCAAGATAAAACTTTGTCTTGCCGAGATCTTTCATTTCGAACTCCTCTTTCTTATGAGTTCGAGCATCATCAACCTCTTTTTGAGTTCCAATTATGTTCAGGTCATCTACATATACAGCAATGATCACAAAGCCAGATGacgatttttttataaaaacgcATGGACATATCACATTATTAACATATCCTTTACTCAAAAGATATTCACTTAAGCGATTGTACCACATGCGTCCGGATTGCTTTAATCCGTAAAGTGATCGCTGTAACTTGACCGAACAAATCTCTCTGGATTTTTCTTTCAATGCCCCAGGCATTTTCAATCCCTCAGggagtttcatatatatatcgttATCCAATGATCCATACAAATATGCAGTCACAACGTCCATGAGATGCATTTCAAGATTTTTAGACGCCGTTAGgctcatcaaaaatctaaacGTAATTGCATCCATTACCGGAGAATATGTTTCCTCGAAATCAATTCCCGGTCTCTGAGAAAAACCTTGGGCAACTAATCGGGCTTTATATCGTGTTActtcatttttctcatttactTTTCTCACGAATACCCACTTATACCCAACATGAATTATATTATCAGGCGTTATGACTATAGGTCCAAAGACATTTCTTTTATTCAGGGAGAGTAATTCAATTTGAATGGCCTTCTTCCACTCCTCCCAATCATGTCTTTTTTGACATTCTAAAATGGACCTTGGATCgggatcatcattttcatgatcgATCTCTTTGAACACAGAAAAGGAGAACattccatcaacatcttttATCTTATTTCTGATCCATATCTTTTCATCTCGGGCGTAGTTGATGGAAATCTCATACTTTTCTGTTCCCTTCTCGTCATCTGGGTCATCTTTATCTATGCCTTCTTTCAGACATCTTTTAACATCAGGTTCTTCTTGAACCTTACTATTTTGTTCATCcaatttcttttttctttcggGGATTTTTATCTTTAGAACCCGCTGGCCTCCCCCTCTTTAACTGAACCCGAGGTTCATTCATTCTGTTACCATCAGTTTGTTCTTTAGGAACATCAACTCTTGATGGAACATTTTCAGCGGATATACATGACTTCGTCACCCTTCTCGTATCTGTGAACGCATCTTGTAACTGGTTTGCCAAATTATGCAAATGCACAATTTTCTGAACTTCCAGTTCTCTTTGATTCGTAGGAGGATCAAGGTGTAACAACGACGGTGTACACCATGTAATCTCTTGAGGACTTTTACCAATTCCTCCCCCTAATGCTGGAAATTCATCCTCATTAAAATGGCAATCGGCAAACCTTGCCGTAAACATATCACCAGTTACTGGTTCCAGATATCTTATTATCATTGGTGACGTATAACCCACATATATTCCCAATCTCCTTTGTGGGCCCatttttgttctttgtggcggTGCTATCGGAACATAGACTGCACACCCAAAGACACGGAGATGGGATACATCTGGCTCTTGCCCAGATGCCAATTGTAAAGGGGAGTACTTATGATATGCACTCGGTCTTAGCCGAACCAGTGCAGTCGCATGCAATATAGCATGACCCCATACAGAAATTGGGAGCTTTGTTCTCAAGAGTAACGGTCTTGCAATCAACTGCAACCGTTTTATTAATGACTCGGCCATGCCATTTTGTGTATGCACATGGAGAACTGGATGCTCCACATCAATCCCCATTGACATACAATAATCATCAAAGGCTTGCGATGTAAACTCACCAGCATTATCAAGCCTTACTTTCTTAATGGCATACTCTGAGAACTGCGTTCTCAGCTTTATTATCTGGGCAATGAACTTTGCGAAAGCCGTATTTCGTGTCGTCAAAAGAGACACACTTGACCATCTACTAGATGCGTCAATCAATACCATGAAATACTTAAACGGCCCGCATGGTGGGTGGATCAGCCCACATATATCACCATGTATTCTTTCTAAAAACATTGGTGATTCATTGCCTACTTTTGTTGGTGATGGCCGAGTTATAAGCTTTCTTTGAGAACATGCATTACAAGTAAACTCGCCCGTTTGCAAAAATTTTCCGTTTTTCAACGGATGGCCATTCAAATTTTGCACTATCTTTCTCATCATGACCGAACCAGGATGTCCTTGCCTTTCATGccatattttaaatgtatcagTAAACTTATGTTTACCAAAACATAGGATTCAGTCATGGTTATTTTCGTACAATATATTCCAGAGGATAACATTCTTAACTCTTCCAATATATGTTTCCTCTCAGACTTAATGCAAAGAAATTCAATGATATCTTTACTCATAGTCTCAATATGATATCCATTTCTTCGAATATCCTTAAAACTTAACAAGTTTCTATGAGACTTGGGGGAATACAAAGCATCACTTATTTCAAATATTGTTCCCCCTGGCATTGCAAATTTCGCTCTTCCAGAGCCCATAATAATCTTTGCATTACCAGATATTGTACTTACGCTTCCAGCGTAATCTCTTATTTTGAGACTGGAGAAATATTTCTTATCTTTGATTATCGTGTGCGTTGACGCACTATCTGCCAAACACAAATCTCCATCAATAGTCTCAAAGTTTGGCATTCTTtctgaatttaaaatattcataaaacatatattattaaatattaaagaaaCATAACATATATCTTACAACAAAAGATATAGATACTATTATACAGTCTATTTATATCACATCGATTTATATCACTCATCGATACTCTCTGGCTCAACCAGAAAGTCTGATACGTCGAGATGAGTATCATCGTTTAAACCATGAAAGGATGGCCCAGGTTCATCAGAGATGAAATTAGTTTCACCTCTTCCTTTCTCTTTTCCCTTTTGGGATTCTCTATACAGATCGGCTAAATGTTTTGGTGTACGACTGGTACGTACCCAATGACCTTTCATGCCGCATCTGTAGCAAACCTTTCCCGTTTGCCTTTTATCATCCTGGCCCTTttcattcttttcatttttgtggaagtctttattatttctttcatcATAGGAACGAaatcttcttcctcgtcctcttccACGACCATGATAACGGTTTCCACCTCGTCCACGACCTCGTCCTCTTCTATTATCATAACTGGATGATGCAACATTCGCTTCAGGGAATGGAGCAGATCCAGTGGGACGAGCTTGATGGTTTAAAGTCACGAGTTGATTATTCCGCTACAAGGAGGACTTGCATCAACTCCGAGTAACGGGTATATCCACTCACTCGGTATTGTTGCTG is part of the Brassica rapa cultivar Chiifu-401-42 chromosome A09, CAAS_Brap_v3.01, whole genome shotgun sequence genome and harbors:
- the LOC103840095 gene encoding uncharacterized protein LOC103840095 — encoded protein: MHLRGNMLLETIDSSKTVSDEKKAKAMIFLGHHIHDGLKDEYITKEDPCDIWKSLKERFDHQKYVILPKAKHEWIHLRFQDYKSVSEFNSAMFGITSRMMLCGEKISDYDMIEKTLSTFHPENVILQQQYRRNNQLVTLNHQARPTGSAPFPEANVASSSYDNRRGRGRGRGGNRYHGRGRGRGRRFRSYDERNNKDFHKNEKNEKGQDDKRQTGKVCYRCGMKGHWVRTSRTPKHLADLYRESQKGKEKGRGETNFISDEPGPSFHGLNDDTHLDVSDFLVEPESIDE